One region of Dokdonia sp. 4H-3-7-5 genomic DNA includes:
- a CDS encoding M13 family metallopeptidase, giving the protein MKLYKSAAIVATCALTLVSCKTEETKETAQVEKIPGIVLENMDTTVAPNQDFYNYVNGSWMKNTEIPDDRTSWGGFSVLRKATDADVLEILAEAEKSGTYTAETDQAKALAIYNTKLDTIARNKAGITPLQPALDAIASVTNLNELQTVLATNPAVSSPFLSIGAGADLNDSSMNTVYLGANGLGLPDRDYYILEDGKSKEIREEYVKHISRMLQMLGDSEAEANAAADKILAMETALATPRLDKVESRDARNFNNPRSVAQADEMLTSIDLKKMIADLGIKKDFDTLLVTQLKYTEALDTFLKKTSIEDIKTLVRWDTFNSSAGRLSTEIETANWEFYSKYLSGAKKQRPADERALATVNGSVGEALGQLYVDAKFPPEAKAKAETMIANVIDAYKARIQKLDWMGAETKEKAIEKLDKFTVKIAYPDKWEDYSTMDVAADKTYFENMTAVGKWGQLKNFDEIGEPVDKSKWGMSPQTVNAYFNPLNNEIVFPAAILQPPFYNYTADEAVNYGGIGAVIGHEISHAFDDSGSRFDADGNLKNWWTAEDLEAFTTRGNALAEQYSAVEVLDSVYVNGKFTLGENIGDLGGVLGAYDGLQKYYAENGRPENIDGFTPEQRFFMSWATVWRTKSRDEALRTQVKTDPHSPGMVRAVQPLLNVDAFYEAFDIKEGDANYLAPEKRVRIW; this is encoded by the coding sequence ATGAAACTCTATAAATCGGCTGCAATTGTGGCTACTTGTGCTCTTACGCTTGTAAGCTGTAAGACAGAAGAAACAAAAGAGACAGCTCAAGTTGAAAAAATCCCTGGTATTGTACTAGAGAATATGGATACTACGGTTGCTCCTAATCAAGATTTTTACAATTATGTAAATGGATCTTGGATGAAAAACACTGAAATTCCAGATGACCGCACTAGTTGGGGTGGATTTTCTGTACTACGCAAAGCTACAGATGCAGATGTTTTAGAAATACTTGCAGAAGCCGAAAAAAGCGGAACATACACTGCTGAAACAGACCAAGCAAAAGCGCTTGCGATTTACAACACCAAACTTGATACCATAGCGCGTAATAAGGCAGGGATTACACCTTTACAACCTGCATTAGATGCAATTGCTAGTGTAACTAACTTAAATGAACTACAGACAGTACTAGCTACTAATCCTGCTGTATCATCACCTTTTTTAAGCATAGGAGCTGGAGCAGATCTTAATGATAGCTCTATGAATACCGTGTATTTAGGGGCAAATGGCCTTGGTCTTCCAGATCGTGACTATTACATTCTAGAAGACGGGAAGTCTAAAGAAATTCGTGAAGAATATGTAAAACATATCTCACGCATGCTTCAAATGCTAGGAGACTCTGAAGCAGAAGCAAATGCCGCTGCCGATAAAATCCTCGCAATGGAAACTGCGCTAGCGACTCCAAGATTAGATAAAGTAGAGAGCCGTGATGCTCGTAACTTTAACAACCCACGTTCTGTCGCTCAGGCAGACGAGATGCTCACATCTATAGATCTTAAAAAGATGATTGCAGATCTTGGTATTAAGAAGGATTTTGACACGCTTCTTGTCACACAATTAAAGTACACAGAAGCTTTAGACACATTCCTTAAAAAAACTTCTATAGAAGATATCAAAACGCTCGTACGTTGGGATACATTTAATAGTTCTGCAGGAAGATTGAGTACAGAAATAGAAACTGCAAATTGGGAGTTTTACAGTAAATACTTAAGCGGTGCAAAAAAACAACGCCCAGCAGATGAGCGCGCACTAGCAACAGTAAATGGCTCTGTAGGAGAAGCGCTAGGGCAGTTATATGTAGATGCTAAGTTTCCACCAGAGGCAAAAGCAAAAGCAGAAACAATGATTGCAAATGTTATTGATGCTTACAAAGCTCGTATCCAAAAATTAGACTGGATGGGTGCAGAGACTAAAGAAAAGGCTATCGAAAAGCTTGATAAATTTACCGTTAAGATTGCATATCCAGACAAGTGGGAAGATTACTCTACAATGGATGTAGCTGCAGATAAGACGTACTTTGAAAATATGACTGCAGTTGGAAAATGGGGCCAACTCAAAAACTTTGATGAAATAGGTGAGCCAGTAGATAAGTCTAAGTGGGGAATGTCTCCTCAGACTGTTAATGCTTACTTCAATCCACTTAACAATGAGATTGTATTTCCAGCAGCAATACTACAACCACCATTTTACAACTACACAGCAGATGAGGCTGTAAATTATGGAGGAATTGGAGCTGTTATAGGTCACGAAATCTCTCACGCTTTTGATGATAGCGGATCACGTTTTGACGCAGATGGAAACCTAAAAAACTGGTGGACTGCCGAAGATCTTGAAGCATTTACAACTCGTGGTAATGCACTCGCAGAGCAGTACAGTGCTGTAGAGGTACTTGATAGCGTTTACGTAAATGGAAAATTCACGCTAGGTGAAAACATAGGAGACCTAGGTGGTGTACTTGGAGCATATGATGGATTACAGAAGTACTATGCAGAAAACGGACGTCCAGAAAACATTGACGGGTTTACTCCTGAGCAACGTTTCTTCATGTCTTGGGCAACAGTATGGAGAACAAAGAGCCGTGATGAAGCATTAAGAACACAAGTAAAAACAGACCCGCACTCTCCAGGAATGGTACGTGCGGTACAGCCTTTATTAAATGTTGATGCTTTCTACGAAGCTTTTGACATTAAAGAAGGAGATGCAAATTACCTAGCTCCTGAGAAGAGAGTTCGTATTTGGTAA